A stretch of DNA from Roseofilum casamattae BLCC-M143:
GTTGACCGGGAGCGGCGGGAGCTGGAGTTGGAGCCGCTGGTGCTACCGATCTTGCGGCAACTGGAGCCGCTGGCGCGGGAGCAACAGGTGCGACTGTCTTGACAGTAGGAGTCACTCCAGCAGCAGCTTCAATATCCTGAGCCACAATACGGCCGTGGGGACCGCTACCGGCGATCGCATCCAAGTCTACCTTCAGTTCTTTTGCTAATTTCCGCGCTCTCGGAGAAGCGATAAGCCGCCCGTTACTGCGACCGTTACTCCCACCATTGCTGGCTGCGGTTGCCAGGGCTGGAGCCGGTTCTGGAGTCGCTGGCGCGGCTGGTGCGGCTGGCACTGGAGCCGCAGAGGTGACGCTGCTAGCTTTCTGTTTGGCTTCTTCGATTTCAGCTTCGGTTTCCGCAATTAAGGCGATCGCCTCGCCTACGGGAGCGACGCCACCGGCATCGACAATAATCGTCGCCAGATAGCCTTCATAAAAGGATTCCACATCCATATCCGCCTTATCTGACTCGACGATAACTACCGTCTCGCCTTTTTCCACCTTATCGCCAGGAGCCTTTTCCCAGGAGACAATTTTGCCTTCAGTCATGGTTGAACTGAGAGCTGGCATGAATACTTCATTAATCATTGCTGTTTTGATCCTTAAACATCAAGCCTCTTAATCAAAGCGAAGGCGCAATCTTCAGCTTAAATGTCACCTCGAATTTCTTCGACCACTCCATCTCGAAGCACGATTTCAACTTGCATTTTCTGAATCAGATTTTCCCCTGGAGTCACGGTAAAAAAGCTCTCCATGGTTCCTTGATCCACTTCTTTCTCTAACTCTAACGTTTGGACTTGATTGAGTTGAGTCAGAAGTTGATTCTTCTGTTGCAACAGTTCGTTTTTCTTCTGATTCATCTGGTTTTGAACATTCTGAATCTGTGCCGGATTCTGATTCGTCATATTCGCGATCGCGCTCTGCCCCTGCATCTCCACCTGTTGGATTTGGCCGTCAATCTGGTTCAGTTGGTTTTGCAGTTGTTCCTGGATTTCTTCTTTCCATTTAGGAGTAACAATGACTCGAATCCGAACGGGGCGTTTGAGCAGGAGGTTTTGGGTATCCATGTTTAGCAAGTGTACGGTCTGAATGTATCTAGTGCAATGAGTTGGAGTGCAGGTGATTCTGCCTCCACAACGATTAAGCAAACATTTCGTTAATCATATCGCGATAGCGTTCGTTGACAACGGGCCGTTTGATTTTTAAAGTTTGGGTCATCATGCCATTCTCGATGGAAAAGGGTTCGGCGATCGAACGAAACGGCCCGATGCGGTCGTCGGGGCGATATCCGGGGCGGTTTTTCACTTCCCGGTTTAGCTCCTGGCGCAATAACTCCTCGAAGGCTGGGTGTTGGAGGTTCAGCGAAACCGTGCCGTCGGCTAGCGTTTGCATCAGTTCCTCGGTTCCCTGCTGGCGCGACCAATTCTCTAAGGCTTCGAGATTGGGTACAATCAAAGCGCCGAGAGTTTTTTGGTCTTGGCCGAGTACCACAATTTGGTCGATGTAAGGACTGCGAGCGCAGGCATCTTCAATCGGTTGCGGTTCGATATTTTCGCCATTGGTTAATACAATGGTGTCTTTGGCTCGTCCGGTAATGACCAGTTGTCTGTCGGGGGTAATAAAGCCTAAGTCTCCGGTATCGAACCATCCGTCTTTATCGATCGCCTTTGCCGTCGCTTGGATGTTGCCATAATAGCCTTGCATGATTTGCGGCCCTCTCGCTAAAATCAGTCCTTTGGCTCCTTCCCTCAGAGGTTGGCGCGTTTCGGGATCGACGATCGCAATGTCTGTCGCGGGAAACGGAAAGCCAGAGGCGCCGCGCAGGTTGCGATGCATTTGTCGAGCGGCTAGTACGGGAGAGGTTTCGGTTAAGCCGTAGCCGACGAGAATGGGGAAGTTAATAATTTCAAAGAATTTATCGATATGTTTGGCGAGGGAACCGCCACCGCTGATGACGGCTTTGATTTCGCCACCGGTGGCTTCCCGGACTTTTTGGTAGACGAGGCGATCGGCTAGAGCGTGTAGGGGAGCAAGTACAGTGGCTTTGACGGTGGCGCTGAAGGTTTCGGAGACAGAGGGGGTTAGGCGATCGAGTTCCAGTCGCTGTTGTATCCGTTTAGCATCTACATATTGAGTGGAGAAGTTAATAAAAGTTTGAATGAGTTTTTGCCGACTTTCGGGTTGGGAGCGAAATTCTTTTTGAATGCCTTCATAAATGGATTCCCAAATTCTGGGAACGCCGACCATGTATTGAGGTTTGTAGTCTCTCAGGTCTGTTTTGAAGTGGCGGATATTGGTATAGCGCTGGCGGCATCCTTGGGAGAGGAGATAGTATTCTACAGTGCGCTCGTAGACGTGCCATGAGGGTAAAATACTGAGGATGCGATCGCCCGGTACGGGAGCAACGACGATGGGCATGGTGTTGATTTGATGCAATAAGTTGCCGTGAGAGAGCATGGCTCCTTTCGGCCTTCCAGTCGTCCCGGAGGTATAGATCAAAGTCGCTAAATGGTTGTGGCTTTGCTCGATAGGTTGCAGATCTTGTTGTGCGCCCAGCTCTAACAGTTGGGTAAAATTATATATCGGGCGGGAGTCTTGGAAGAACTCATGCACGTCTTCATCGCTGAGAAGTGCGATCGCCCGAATGGGGAGCCGATCTAAGCCAGAAGCCAGTTTCTTTAAGGTTTTCAGGTTTTCGACAGCGAGGAAGCTGCTGCCGCTATCTTCGATAATATAGAGCAGCTCTTCCGCATCTGCTTGGGAACTGCGCACCGCATTCACCGCACCAGCAAGCATCATTCCCTGATCGACGATAAACCAGCGCGCGCTATTATCGGAAATCAGAGAAATGCGATCGCCAGGATTAACCCCCAAATACTGCCATCCTGCCGCTACTTGCT
This window harbors:
- a CDS encoding YlqD family protein; its protein translation is MDTQNLLLKRPVRIRVIVTPKWKEEIQEQLQNQLNQIDGQIQQVEMQGQSAIANMTNQNPAQIQNVQNQMNQKKNELLQQKNQLLTQLNQVQTLELEKEVDQGTMESFFTVTPGENLIQKMQVEIVLRDGVVEEIRGDI
- a CDS encoding AMP-dependent synthetase/ligase, whose protein sequence is MNSSVPSYYSSLSPEEKANLSKVIDYNHLNCLPEVWPLAAEKFGNLVALEDIHNPLKLTFTYGQMWEQMQQVAAGWQYLGVNPGDRISLISDNSARWFIVDQGMMLAGAVNAVRSSQADAEELLYIIEDSGSSFLAVENLKTLKKLASGLDRLPIRAIALLSDEDVHEFFQDSRPIYNFTQLLELGAQQDLQPIEQSHNHLATLIYTSGTTGRPKGAMLSHGNLLHQINTMPIVVAPVPGDRILSILPSWHVYERTVEYYLLSQGCRQRYTNIRHFKTDLRDYKPQYMVGVPRIWESIYEGIQKEFRSQPESRQKLIQTFINFSTQYVDAKRIQQRLELDRLTPSVSETFSATVKATVLAPLHALADRLVYQKVREATGGEIKAVISGGGSLAKHIDKFFEIINFPILVGYGLTETSPVLAARQMHRNLRGASGFPFPATDIAIVDPETRQPLREGAKGLILARGPQIMQGYYGNIQATAKAIDKDGWFDTGDLGFITPDRQLVITGRAKDTIVLTNGENIEPQPIEDACARSPYIDQIVVLGQDQKTLGALIVPNLEALENWSRQQGTEELMQTLADGTVSLNLQHPAFEELLRQELNREVKNRPGYRPDDRIGPFRSIAEPFSIENGMMTQTLKIKRPVVNERYRDMINEMFA